From Candidatus Sphingomonas colombiensis, one genomic window encodes:
- a CDS encoding MFS transporter: MSTTIDSVLASAPDGPLQETWGKVARIVIFSAIVPLALLVAPILTTQLIAERGLTAANVGNYFLFELGGISLASLPALWWMRRFNSRQIAPVAAAIFIAGNLLSTVAPGIELLYFTRLVTAMAGGALMLLCLNAAGAAANRDRLFGWWIAGQLVLGALGLSLLPRLFATFGLNAFYILMAAMMAAALPLAFRFDAPTIDPAPRDQRGAPTGGLLLSAVAMIAVFAFYIGLGGSWAFMSVIAERSGLKPLPVADTIAIASLLGIAGALLATFLGGRAKRGYALFAGYALLLGAVLMLLGQLNMTAFAGAAYAFKFSWTFTLPFILAAIASRDTSGGIMAWINMVIGFGTSIGPVITGRILGGAGAPTMLIFCAAMIAVSFVFLLLIETGVVSGRARTR, translated from the coding sequence ATGTCGACCACGATCGATTCAGTGCTGGCATCGGCCCCCGATGGCCCTTTGCAAGAAACCTGGGGCAAGGTCGCCCGGATCGTCATCTTCAGCGCGATCGTGCCGCTGGCGCTGCTCGTGGCACCGATCCTCACCACCCAGCTTATCGCCGAGCGCGGGCTGACGGCGGCCAATGTCGGCAACTATTTCCTGTTCGAACTCGGCGGGATCAGCCTCGCCTCGCTGCCCGCCTTATGGTGGATGCGGCGGTTCAACTCGCGCCAGATCGCGCCCGTCGCCGCGGCGATATTCATTGCCGGCAACCTGCTGTCGACCGTCGCTCCGGGCATCGAACTCCTCTATTTCACGCGGCTGGTGACAGCGATGGCGGGCGGCGCGCTGATGCTGCTGTGCCTCAACGCGGCCGGCGCCGCCGCCAATCGCGATCGGCTGTTCGGCTGGTGGATCGCGGGCCAGTTGGTGCTTGGGGCGCTTGGCCTGTCGCTGCTGCCACGATTGTTCGCAACCTTCGGGCTCAACGCCTTCTATATCCTGATGGCGGCGATGATGGCGGCGGCGCTCCCGCTCGCGTTTCGCTTTGACGCGCCGACGATCGATCCTGCGCCACGAGATCAGCGCGGCGCGCCGACAGGCGGCCTGCTGCTTTCCGCCGTGGCGATGATCGCGGTGTTCGCTTTCTATATCGGGCTGGGCGGAAGCTGGGCTTTCATGTCCGTCATCGCCGAACGCTCCGGGCTGAAGCCGCTGCCGGTCGCGGATACGATCGCGATCGCGTCGTTGCTCGGCATCGCCGGCGCGTTGCTCGCCACCTTCCTCGGCGGCCGGGCGAAGCGCGGTTACGCGCTTTTCGCCGGCTATGCACTGCTGCTCGGCGCGGTGCTGATGCTGCTCGGGCAGCTGAACATGACCGCGTTCGCGGGCGCGGCCTATGCGTTCAAATTCTCCTGGACCTTTACGCTGCCCTTCATCCTCGCCGCCATCGCCAGCCGCGACACGAGCGGCGGAATCATGGCCTGGATCAACATGGTGATCGGCTTCGGCACGTCGATCGGGCCGGTCATCACCGGGCGGATATTGGGGGGTGCGGGTGCGCCAACGATGCTGATCTTCTGCGCGGCGATGATCGCTGTGTCCTTCGTGTTTCTTCTGCTGATCGAAACGGGCGTGGTCTCCGGCCGCGCCCGCACAAGGTGA
- the hpaE gene encoding 5-carboxymethyl-2-hydroxymuconate semialdehyde dehydrogenase has protein sequence MTTQPNPAARRARAQEIVRGFGAELGHYIGGEAIGGAGDAHEVLEPATGETIGRVRDATRGELDKAVAAAKQAFPAWAALPGERRKELLHRVADLIEARAEEIAAVECLDAGQCWRFMAKAAVRGAENFRFFADQAPAARDGQALPSAEHLNFTTRQPIGPVGVITPWNTPFMLSTWKIAPALAAGCTVVHKPAEWSPYSARLLVEIANEAGLPAGVFNSVNGLGETTGKRLTEHPDIKAIAFVGDTSTGTAIMRQGAETLKRVHFELGGKNPVIVFDDADLDRALDAAIFMIYSLNGQRCTSSSRLLVQRSIYDRFVEQAAARAQALKVGDPFDPATEVGPLIHPRHREKVQSYMAVAEAEGARIAAGGAAIEGPGHFFRPTLLTRARSEMRIAQEEIFGPVLTAIPFDDEADAIRIANDVRYGLAAYLWTSDIGRALRVSNALEAGMVWVNSENVRHLPTPFGGVKASGIGRDGGDWSFDFYMETKNVALAHGSHKISRMGV, from the coding sequence ATGACCACCCAACCCAACCCCGCCGCCCGCCGCGCCCGCGCGCAGGAGATCGTTCGCGGCTTCGGCGCCGAACTTGGGCATTATATCGGCGGCGAGGCGATTGGCGGCGCGGGCGACGCGCATGAGGTGCTGGAACCGGCGACCGGCGAAACGATCGGCCGCGTCCGCGATGCGACGCGCGGGGAACTGGACAAGGCCGTCGCGGCGGCGAAGCAGGCCTTCCCCGCATGGGCCGCCTTGCCGGGCGAGCGGCGCAAGGAATTGCTGCACAGGGTCGCCGATCTGATCGAGGCGCGCGCTGAGGAAATCGCGGCGGTCGAATGCCTCGACGCGGGGCAATGCTGGCGCTTCATGGCCAAGGCGGCGGTGCGCGGCGCGGAGAATTTCCGCTTCTTCGCCGATCAGGCGCCGGCCGCGCGCGATGGACAGGCGCTGCCCTCCGCCGAGCACCTCAATTTCACGACGCGTCAGCCGATCGGGCCGGTGGGGGTGATTACGCCGTGGAACACGCCGTTCATGCTCTCGACGTGGAAGATCGCCCCGGCGCTCGCCGCCGGTTGCACCGTCGTCCACAAGCCCGCCGAATGGTCCCCCTATTCCGCGCGGCTGCTGGTGGAGATCGCCAATGAAGCGGGGCTGCCGGCTGGCGTGTTCAATTCGGTCAATGGTCTGGGCGAAACCACCGGCAAGCGGCTGACCGAACATCCCGACATCAAGGCGATCGCTTTCGTCGGCGATACCAGCACCGGCACCGCGATCATGCGGCAAGGCGCGGAAACGCTGAAGCGCGTCCATTTCGAACTGGGCGGCAAGAATCCGGTGATCGTGTTCGATGACGCCGATCTCGATCGCGCGCTCGATGCGGCGATCTTCATGATCTATTCGCTCAACGGCCAGCGCTGCACCTCCTCGTCCCGCCTGCTGGTGCAGCGATCGATTTACGATCGCTTCGTCGAACAGGCGGCGGCGCGGGCGCAAGCACTGAAGGTGGGCGATCCATTCGATCCTGCCACCGAAGTCGGCCCGCTGATCCATCCGCGTCACCGCGAGAAGGTGCAATCCTATATGGCCGTGGCCGAAGCGGAGGGAGCACGGATCGCCGCCGGCGGCGCGGCGATCGAGGGGCCGGGGCATTTCTTCCGCCCCACGTTGCTCACGCGCGCGCGCAGCGAAATGCGGATCGCGCAGGAAGAGATATTCGGCCCCGTCCTCACCGCGATCCCGTTCGATGACGAGGCGGATGCGATCCGCATCGCCAATGACGTGCGCTACGGCCTCGCCGCCTATCTGTGGACGTCGGACATCGGCCGGGCGTTGCGGGTCTCGAATGCGCTGGAGGCGGGTATGGTGTGGGTCAACAGCGAGAATGTCCGCCATCTGCCGACGCCATTCGGCGGGGTGAAGGCCAGCGGGATCGGCCGCGACGGCGGCGACTGGAGCTTCGATTTCTACATGGAAACGAAGAATGTCGCGCTCGCGCACGGATCGCACAAGATCAGCAGGATGGGCGTGTGA
- a CDS encoding fumarylacetoacetate hydrolase family protein yields MIAGTVYGVVLNDAAERGLLADAFTQAPYRAPPIAPVLYIKPRNCITRDDSIIAPDGLAEVSAAATIGLVMGRDTTRVTPDRALDHVAAAALVLDLSEPVTSYYRPTVRQRCRDGFLPVGAITSFHAAQLAGDIVTRIDGADAHRWSPSRAVRDAARLIADVSAFMTLAAGDMLLIGLPHDAPRARAGQRIEASMAGLSPVRVTWGGQG; encoded by the coding sequence ATGATCGCGGGGACCGTTTATGGCGTGGTGCTCAACGATGCGGCCGAACGCGGGCTGCTGGCCGACGCGTTCACGCAGGCGCCATATCGCGCGCCGCCGATCGCCCCGGTGCTTTATATCAAGCCGCGCAACTGCATTACGCGCGACGACAGCATCATCGCGCCGGACGGTCTGGCGGAGGTGAGCGCGGCGGCGACGATCGGGCTGGTGATGGGCCGCGATACGACCCGCGTGACGCCGGACCGGGCGCTCGATCATGTCGCGGCGGCGGCGCTGGTGCTCGACCTGTCGGAGCCGGTCACGAGTTATTATCGGCCGACAGTGCGGCAGCGATGCCGCGACGGGTTCCTGCCCGTCGGCGCGATCACGTCGTTTCACGCGGCGCAACTCGCCGGCGATATCGTGACCCGGATCGACGGCGCAGACGCGCATCGCTGGTCGCCATCGCGCGCGGTGCGCGATGCGGCCCGCCTGATCGCGGATGTCAGCGCGTTCATGACGCTCGCCGCCGGAGACATGCTGCTGATCGGCCTGCCGCACGACGCGCCGCGCGCGCGCGCCGGTCAGCGGATAGAGGCGAGCATGGCCGGGCTCTCGCCGGTCCGTGTGACTTGGGGGGGGCAAGGCTGA
- a CDS encoding fumarylacetoacetate hydrolase family protein, translating to MRRARIFHHGRDLWAEVSPDGAVLLLPDGARIAATDAHWLPPVTPGATIFALGLNYADHNAELGFKTKEPPLVFLKGPNTLVGHCGVTPRPADANQMHPECELVAVIGRPCKRIPRAQALDHVAGYTVACDYAIREYLENYYRPNLRVKNRDATTPLGPWIVDAADIPDPQALAITTTVDGNVVQSGSTRDMVLDVARLIEYLSETMTLLPGDMILTGTPQGLHFVSPGERVVCEIEGVGALVNHVGAAAR from the coding sequence ATGCGCCGCGCCCGCATCTTCCACCATGGCCGCGATCTGTGGGCCGAGGTGTCCCCCGACGGCGCGGTGCTGCTGCTGCCCGATGGTGCGCGGATCGCGGCGACCGATGCGCATTGGCTCCCGCCGGTGACGCCCGGCGCGACGATCTTCGCGCTCGGGCTGAACTATGCCGATCACAATGCGGAACTGGGCTTCAAGACCAAGGAGCCGCCGCTCGTCTTCCTGAAGGGCCCGAACACATTGGTCGGGCATTGCGGCGTCACGCCACGCCCGGCCGATGCCAATCAGATGCACCCGGAATGCGAGCTGGTCGCAGTGATCGGCCGCCCCTGCAAACGTATTCCGCGCGCGCAGGCGCTCGATCACGTCGCCGGCTACACCGTCGCCTGCGACTATGCGATCCGCGAGTATCTGGAAAACTACTATCGCCCCAATTTGCGGGTGAAGAACCGCGACGCAACCACGCCGCTTGGCCCGTGGATCGTCGATGCGGCCGATATCCCCGATCCGCAGGCGCTGGCGATCACCACGACCGTGGATGGCAATGTCGTCCAGTCCGGCTCTACGCGGGATATGGTGCTCGATGTCGCGAGGCTGATCGAATATCTGTCGGAAACCATGACGTTGCTGCCCGGCGACATGATCCTGACCGGGACGCCGCAGGGTCTGCACTTCGTCTCCCCCGGCGAGCGGGTGGTGTGCGAGATCGAAGGTGTCGGCGCGCTCGTCAACCATGTGGGGGCGGCGGCGCGATGA
- a CDS encoding aromatic ring-opening dioxygenase subunit LigA encodes MSLYTLSKLMFALNREPELQARFKTDPATAIEPFRLTDEERGAVLAHDIGLLYVLGVNGQLLMHFAALVGIEWSDYLDRMRRGIVEHGPVRAGIYAMHSAPHERIAG; translated from the coding sequence ATGAGCCTTTACACGCTTTCCAAGCTGATGTTCGCGCTCAATCGCGAGCCGGAATTGCAGGCGCGCTTCAAGACGGACCCCGCCACCGCGATCGAGCCGTTCCGCCTGACCGATGAGGAGCGCGGCGCGGTGCTCGCGCACGATATCGGGCTGCTCTACGTGCTCGGCGTCAACGGCCAGTTGCTCATGCATTTCGCCGCACTCGTCGGCATCGAATGGTCCGACTATCTCGATCGGATGCGGCGCGGGATCGTCGAACATGGCCCGGTCCGCGCGGGTATCTACGCAATGCATAGCGCGCCCCACGAAAGGATCGCCGGATGA
- a CDS encoding extradiol ring-cleavage dioxygenase has translation MSLVFAGICSHAPGITGRAERADPEAREQFYAAFARLREALEAARPDAVIVVAAEHFANFFMNNMPAYAIGMAESYDGPIEDPAWLAIPPRTIRGDPDLSLRLITQVMQTSDVAFAEEWRFDHGIMVPLHFLDPENRFTIIPANINCQGPPLTPLSRAWAFGEALRRAADAQPERIALICTGGISHWPCTPDSGTVNEAWDRDFLDRWARNDRAAMTAYTDEETYAEAGQGGFEIRTFLACAAAARGTGEIWHYRPIPIFAVGCTIGVMEIA, from the coding sequence ATGAGCCTGGTCTTTGCGGGAATATGCAGCCACGCTCCCGGCATCACCGGCCGCGCCGAGCGCGCGGACCCGGAAGCGCGCGAGCAATTCTATGCCGCCTTCGCCCGGCTGCGCGAGGCGCTGGAGGCGGCGCGCCCCGATGCGGTGATCGTCGTCGCGGCGGAGCATTTCGCCAATTTCTTCATGAACAACATGCCCGCCTATGCGATCGGCATGGCGGAAAGCTACGACGGGCCGATCGAAGATCCCGCATGGCTCGCCATCCCGCCGCGCACGATCCGCGGCGATCCCGATCTGTCGCTGCGGCTCATCACACAGGTGATGCAGACGAGCGACGTCGCCTTCGCCGAGGAATGGCGTTTCGATCACGGCATCATGGTGCCGCTGCATTTCCTCGATCCTGAAAACCGCTTCACGATCATCCCGGCGAACATCAATTGCCAGGGGCCGCCGCTGACCCCGCTCAGCCGCGCATGGGCGTTCGGCGAGGCGCTTCGCCGCGCCGCCGATGCGCAGCCGGAGCGGATCGCGCTGATCTGCACCGGCGGCATCTCACACTGGCCGTGTACCCCGGACAGCGGGACGGTGAACGAGGCGTGGGACCGCGATTTCCTCGATCGCTGGGCGCGCAACGATCGCGCGGCGATGACGGCCTATACCGACGAGGAAACCTATGCCGAGGCGGGACAGGGCGGGTTCGAGATCCGCACCTTCCTCGCCTGCGCCGCCGCCGCGCGCGGCACGGGCGAGATCTGGCATTATCGCCCGATCCCGATCTTCGCGGTCGGCTGCACGATCGGCGTGATGGAGATCGCGTGA
- a CDS encoding 5-carboxymethyl-2-hydroxymuconate Delta-isomerase encodes MAHAIVEWTDNLEGQTDIRALLELIAAAMRDADGVFPWGGIRVRAIRLSDYVIADGKEDDALVNITVKMGAGRPAAFKQAFFTHLFDQVKAHFADLFERRYLALSLYVEEADEAGSFKHNNIHRRFRSAS; translated from the coding sequence ATGGCCCATGCAATCGTCGAATGGACCGACAATCTGGAAGGGCAGACCGACATTCGCGCGCTGCTCGAACTGATCGCCGCTGCGATGCGCGATGCGGATGGCGTGTTCCCATGGGGGGGCATCCGCGTCCGCGCGATCAGACTCAGCGATTATGTGATCGCCGACGGCAAGGAGGACGATGCTTTAGTGAACATCACGGTGAAGATGGGGGCCGGTCGCCCGGCCGCGTTCAAACAGGCGTTCTTCACGCATCTGTTCGATCAGGTGAAGGCTCATTTCGCCGACCTGTTCGAGCGCCGCTATCTCGCGCTGTCGCTCTATGTCGAGGAAGCCGACGAAGCGGGCAGCTTCAAACATAACAACATCCATCGCCGTTTCCGGAGCGCATCATGA
- the hpaH gene encoding 2-oxo-hepta-3-ene-1,7-dioic acid hydratase, with the protein MTLTADAIADCAALLDTAERAREQIGQFSLAWPEMTIEDGYAIQRAWVEAKLARGRSLIGHKIGLTSRAMQRSSNVDEPDYGALLDDMLFEDGRDIPITRFIEPRVEVELAFILKSPLEGPNCSLFDVLDATAWVSPAIEIIDARIERFDRASGVTRKVFDTIADNAANAGIVLGGRPVRPETVDLRWVSALMYRNGVIEESGVAAAVLNHPARGVAWLANKLAPYGQRLEAGEIVLGGSFTAPIPARAGDQFHVDYGALGAIAVGFA; encoded by the coding sequence ATGACCCTGACGGCGGACGCCATCGCCGATTGCGCCGCGCTGCTCGACACGGCGGAGCGCGCGCGCGAACAGATCGGCCAGTTCTCGCTGGCATGGCCAGAAATGACGATCGAGGATGGCTATGCGATCCAGCGTGCATGGGTCGAAGCGAAGCTGGCGCGCGGCCGTTCGCTGATCGGGCACAAGATCGGCCTCACCAGCCGTGCGATGCAGCGTTCGTCGAATGTCGACGAGCCGGATTATGGCGCGCTGCTCGATGACATGCTGTTCGAGGATGGGCGCGATATCCCGATCACCCGCTTCATCGAGCCGCGCGTGGAGGTGGAGCTTGCCTTCATCCTGAAATCGCCGCTCGAAGGGCCGAATTGCAGCTTGTTCGATGTGCTGGACGCGACCGCATGGGTAAGCCCCGCGATCGAGATAATCGACGCGCGGATCGAGCGGTTCGATCGCGCAAGCGGCGTAACCCGCAAGGTGTTCGATACGATCGCCGACAATGCGGCCAATGCGGGGATCGTATTGGGCGGCCGGCCGGTGCGGCCCGAAACGGTCGATCTGCGCTGGGTTTCGGCGCTGATGTATCGCAACGGCGTGATCGAGGAATCGGGCGTCGCGGCGGCGGTGCTCAACCATCCCGCGCGCGGCGTCGCATGGCTGGCGAACAAACTCGCGCCTTATGGCCAGCGGCTGGAGGCCGGCGAGATCGTGCTCGGCGGCAGCTTCACCGCGCCGATCCCGGCGCGCGCGGGCGACCAATTTCACGTCGATTACGGCGCGCTGGGCGCGATCGCGGTGGGCTTCGCATGA
- a CDS encoding HpcH/HpaI aldolase/citrate lyase family protein, which yields MNRFKQAITAGRPQLGLWQALANAYTAEICAGAGYDWLLFDAEHAPNTLPTLLAQLQAVATWPVEPIVRPPLCDPAIIKQYLDIGFRTLMIPMMESADQARLAVSAMRFPPHGIRGVASATSRASGFGRQGDYLTRTHEEHCLIVQVESRAGLDAIEQIAAVDGVDAIFIGPGDLSAALGHLGAPRHAVVQAAIADAIARIARTGKAAGIFALDADDAAARLNEGVNFVSIGTDVGLLARGSEALRADVLSRR from the coding sequence ATGAACCGCTTCAAACAGGCGATCACCGCCGGGCGCCCGCAACTCGGGCTGTGGCAGGCGCTCGCCAACGCTTATACCGCCGAAATCTGCGCGGGCGCGGGCTATGACTGGCTGCTGTTCGATGCCGAACATGCGCCGAACACCCTCCCCACCCTGCTCGCGCAATTGCAGGCGGTGGCGACGTGGCCGGTCGAACCGATCGTGCGGCCGCCGCTCTGCGATCCGGCGATTATCAAGCAATATCTCGATATCGGCTTTCGCACGCTGATGATCCCGATGATGGAAAGCGCGGATCAGGCGCGGCTCGCGGTGTCGGCGATGCGCTTTCCACCGCACGGCATCCGTGGCGTGGCGAGCGCGACGAGCCGCGCCTCCGGCTTCGGGCGGCAGGGCGATTATCTTACGCGCACGCATGAGGAGCATTGCCTGATCGTGCAGGTCGAGAGCCGCGCCGGGCTGGATGCGATCGAGCAGATCGCGGCGGTCGACGGGGTGGACGCGATCTTCATCGGGCCGGGCGATCTGTCGGCGGCGCTCGGCCATCTAGGCGCGCCGCGTCACGCGGTGGTGCAGGCGGCAATCGCCGATGCGATCGCGCGCATCGCGCGGACTGGCAAGGCCGCCGGCATCTTCGCGCTCGACGCCGATGACGCCGCCGCGCGGCTAAACGAGGGAGTGAACTTCGTGTCGATCGGCACCGATGTCGGGCTGCTCGCGCGCGGTAGCGAGGCGTTGCGCGCCGACGTCCTCTCGCGGCGATGA
- a CDS encoding nuclear transport factor 2 family protein yields MSFSTPRDVLDAYADGCKRLDRDLLARCFHPQAMMAGDLDGKLLVGGPTPFLDDVAGIAAAGIDHASFSANVIELTANGRVAAGTVHSLNFAGRFEFLDRFHLIEDESGWLITSKSFTTL; encoded by the coding sequence ATGAGCTTCTCCACCCCACGCGACGTACTCGACGCTTATGCCGATGGCTGTAAAAGGCTCGATCGCGATTTGCTTGCGCGCTGCTTTCATCCGCAGGCGATGATGGCGGGCGATCTGGATGGCAAATTGCTGGTCGGTGGGCCGACACCGTTTCTGGACGACGTGGCCGGAATCGCCGCCGCCGGCATCGATCACGCCAGCTTCTCGGCGAATGTGATCGAACTCACCGCCAACGGCCGGGTCGCCGCCGGCACGGTACACTCGCTCAATTTCGCCGGGCGTTTCGAATTTCTCGATCGCTTTCACCTGATCGAAGATGAAAGCGGCTGGCTGATCACCAGCAAGAGCTTCACGACGCTTTAG